Proteins encoded by one window of Kribbella flavida DSM 17836:
- a CDS encoding deoxyribonuclease IV: MSLKLGAHVDQEDPPAEAADRGADLVQFFLGDPQGWKGPKVSYADGAEALKERAEAVGVDLYVHAPYVLNVATLNNRIRIPSRKLLQQTLDKAAEIGARGVIVHGGHVGKGDDPEAGFDNWRKCIERSELPVPLLIENTAGGDNAMARHLDRIGRLWQAVQDSGNEHVDRVGFCLDTCHFHAGGEELATVVDKVRAITGRIDLVHANGSRDAFGSGADRHSNFAEGEIDPADIVAVVKTAGAPVVVETPNAEHGQKADIDYLRAHLG, encoded by the coding sequence ATGAGTCTGAAGCTTGGGGCGCACGTCGATCAGGAAGACCCGCCGGCGGAGGCCGCCGACCGGGGTGCCGACCTGGTGCAGTTCTTCCTCGGGGACCCGCAGGGCTGGAAGGGCCCGAAGGTCTCGTACGCCGACGGCGCGGAGGCGCTGAAGGAGCGGGCCGAGGCCGTCGGTGTCGACCTGTACGTGCACGCGCCGTACGTGCTCAACGTGGCGACGCTGAACAACCGGATCCGGATCCCGAGCCGCAAGCTGCTGCAGCAGACGCTGGACAAGGCCGCCGAGATCGGCGCCCGGGGCGTGATCGTGCACGGCGGGCACGTCGGCAAGGGCGACGACCCGGAGGCCGGGTTCGACAACTGGCGCAAGTGCATCGAGCGCTCCGAGCTGCCGGTCCCGCTGCTGATCGAGAACACGGCCGGCGGCGACAACGCGATGGCCCGCCACCTGGACCGGATCGGCCGGCTGTGGCAGGCCGTGCAGGACTCGGGCAACGAGCACGTCGACCGGGTCGGCTTCTGCCTGGACACCTGCCACTTCCACGCCGGCGGCGAGGAACTGGCCACGGTGGTGGACAAGGTGCGGGCGATCACCGGCCGGATCGACCTCGTGCACGCGAACGGTTCGCGCGACGCGTTCGGCTCCGGCGCCGACCGGCACAGCAACTTCGCCGAGGGTGAGATCGACCCGGCCGACATCGTCGCGGTGGTGAAGACGGCCGGCGCCCCGGTCGTCGTCGAGACCCCGAACGCCGAGCACGGCCAGAAGGCCGACATCGACTACTTGCGCGCACACCTGGGCTAA
- a CDS encoding serine hydrolase domain-containing protein, translating to MSLTTATASAVRPSAGPADRQETAGRPTEPTEQELRRALDAVVAAGATSATAEIRSAGRTVRATSGVASIGSDRPVPANARFRIGSESKTFLATVVLQLVAERRLRLDDTVERRLPGVVPDGHRITVRQLLNHTSGLYEVLATLPSPRSEEFLQLRWRTWTTAELVARATAKPLDFAPGTVAKYSNTGYLVLGMIVERLTGRSYAQEIKRRIIRPLHLHGTSLPGTRTRIPGPHASGYLPVERDGVPQLVDITRINPSIMNAGGDIISTTEDLNRFFAALLAGELLPRSLMRELRTTPLESRFGLGVIKRELPCGDAWGKDGDAPGYSGMTFVSPDNQRQITVSTTWGLGRAGNAVQALVDAELCRPAR from the coding sequence ATGTCGTTGACAACAGCAACGGCATCGGCAGTACGGCCGTCAGCGGGACCGGCCGACCGGCAGGAAACCGCCGGCCGGCCGACGGAGCCGACAGAGCAGGAGTTGCGGCGCGCGCTGGACGCCGTCGTGGCGGCCGGTGCGACCAGCGCCACCGCGGAGATCCGCTCAGCGGGCCGGACGGTGCGTGCGACCAGCGGGGTGGCGTCGATCGGGTCCGACCGGCCGGTGCCGGCGAACGCCCGGTTCCGGATCGGCAGCGAGAGCAAGACGTTCCTCGCCACGGTCGTGCTGCAGCTGGTCGCCGAGCGCCGGCTCCGGCTCGACGACACGGTCGAGCGCCGCCTGCCCGGCGTCGTACCGGACGGTCACCGGATCACCGTGCGGCAGCTGCTCAACCACACCAGCGGCCTGTACGAGGTGCTGGCCACGCTGCCGTCGCCGCGGTCGGAGGAGTTCCTCCAGCTCCGGTGGCGGACCTGGACGACGGCCGAGCTGGTCGCCCGCGCGACGGCGAAACCGCTGGACTTCGCACCCGGCACGGTCGCGAAGTACTCGAACACCGGCTACCTGGTGCTGGGCATGATCGTCGAACGGCTGACCGGCCGGTCCTACGCCCAGGAGATCAAGCGGCGCATCATCCGGCCGCTGCACCTGCACGGCACCTCGCTGCCGGGGACCAGGACGCGCATTCCGGGTCCGCACGCCTCCGGGTACCTGCCGGTCGAGCGGGACGGCGTACCGCAGCTGGTCGACATCACCCGGATCAACCCGTCGATCATGAATGCCGGCGGCGACATCATCTCCACCACCGAGGACCTGAACCGCTTCTTCGCGGCGTTGCTGGCCGGCGAGCTGCTGCCCCGGTCGCTGATGCGGGAGCTGCGGACGACACCGCTGGAGTCCCGGTTCGGCCTGGGAGTGATCAAGCGCGAGCTGCCCTGCGGCGACGCGTGGGGCAAGGACGGCGACGCGCCGGGCTACTCGGGCATGACGTTCGTCTCCCCGGACAACCAGCGGCAGATCACGGTCTCCACCACCTGGGGGCTGGGCCGTGCCGGTAACGCGGTGCAGGCGCTGGTGGACGCGGAGCTGTGCCGCCCGGCCCGCTGA
- a CDS encoding MFS transporter: MPSRASSLGPDFRRLWSAYTVSAAGSAIGFGALPLIAVLVLDVSTFQVSMLAALSAVAGAALALPMGDFIEQRRKRPVMIAADLVRFGVLISIPVAAALDLLSYVQLCLVGILHAAALIAFTAASGAHLKALVPAEQRAEANSRFESTTWVTLSVGPPVGGALVGLVGATFTLAIDAVSFLLSAFGISRVRRPEPEPVRRQDKRDLTVGWRYIWRHRGLRTLFLNSQLFGGPVMMTSPLLAVFMLRDLGMSPWQYGLVLGLPCAGGFVGAWMAPRLTRRLGLHRMLLVFGVLRAPWLLLFPLATPGVDGFVLLVVAETALLLAAGAFNPSFATYRMEVTEDGFMARVFTAWSISSRSVQPAFMAVGGILAGLVGLRSTLLIAGVFCLLSAIALPWQSAGPEPLPEAA; encoded by the coding sequence ATGCCGTCGCGTGCTTCGTCGCTGGGTCCGGATTTCCGTCGTCTGTGGAGCGCCTACACGGTGAGTGCGGCGGGCAGCGCGATCGGCTTCGGCGCGTTGCCGCTGATCGCCGTGCTGGTGCTGGACGTCAGCACCTTCCAGGTCTCGATGCTGGCCGCGCTGTCGGCGGTCGCGGGCGCCGCGCTCGCCCTGCCGATGGGCGACTTCATCGAGCAGCGGCGCAAGCGGCCGGTGATGATCGCTGCGGACCTGGTCCGGTTCGGCGTACTGATCAGCATCCCGGTCGCCGCGGCTCTCGACCTGCTCAGCTACGTCCAGCTCTGCCTGGTGGGAATCTTGCACGCCGCCGCGCTGATTGCCTTCACTGCCGCGAGTGGTGCCCACCTCAAGGCGTTGGTACCAGCTGAGCAGCGCGCCGAGGCGAACAGCCGGTTCGAGTCGACCACCTGGGTCACGCTCAGCGTCGGACCGCCGGTCGGAGGTGCGCTGGTCGGTCTCGTCGGCGCGACGTTCACGCTGGCGATCGACGCGGTGTCGTTCCTGCTGTCGGCGTTCGGCATCAGCCGGGTCCGCCGGCCCGAGCCCGAGCCGGTGCGCCGCCAGGACAAGCGTGACCTCACTGTCGGCTGGCGCTACATCTGGCGGCACCGCGGTCTGCGCACGCTCTTCCTGAACTCCCAGTTGTTCGGCGGTCCGGTGATGATGACCTCGCCGCTGCTGGCGGTGTTCATGCTGCGCGACCTCGGGATGTCGCCCTGGCAGTACGGGCTGGTGCTCGGGCTGCCCTGTGCCGGTGGCTTCGTCGGTGCGTGGATGGCGCCGCGGCTGACCCGGCGGCTCGGGCTGCACCGGATGCTGCTGGTGTTCGGCGTACTGCGGGCGCCGTGGTTGCTGCTGTTCCCGCTGGCGACGCCCGGCGTCGACGGCTTCGTTCTGCTGGTCGTCGCCGAAACGGCGCTGCTGCTCGCGGCCGGCGCGTTCAACCCCTCGTTCGCGACGTACCGGATGGAGGTGACCGAGGACGGCTTCATGGCCCGGGTCTTCACCGCTTGGTCGATCAGCTCGCGGTCGGTGCAACCGGCGTTCATGGCCGTCGGCGGCATTCTCGCCGGACTGGTCGGGCTGCGGTCGACGTTGCTGATCGCCGGCGTCTTCTGCCTGCTCAGCGCGATCGCCCTGCCCTGGCAGAGCGCCGGGCCGGAACCGCTGCCCGAGGCCGCCTGA
- a CDS encoding SDR family NAD(P)-dependent oxidoreductase, whose amino-acid sequence MTQPVALVTGSASGIGAATARRFAADGMTVVVHSRSSRDAGEALAAELSGSYLQADLADDEQAAGLVPRVLAEHGRLDVLVNNAGISWPVPHTDLDGLTAADWRKLLDVNLIAPWLLCTAALPALRATGGCVVNVTSHAGVRPKGSSIAYAASKAALNHVTKLLAAALGPDVRVNAVAPGLVDTPMTASWTAAQELWKSSSPMRRAARPEDVAGLIAAIVASDYLTGEVILLDGGLNLR is encoded by the coding sequence ATGACACAGCCAGTGGCTTTGGTGACGGGGTCCGCGTCCGGGATCGGCGCGGCGACGGCCCGGCGGTTCGCCGCCGACGGGATGACCGTGGTGGTGCACTCGCGGTCGAGCCGGGACGCCGGGGAGGCGCTGGCGGCGGAGCTTAGCGGCAGCTACCTGCAGGCGGATCTCGCGGACGACGAGCAGGCGGCCGGACTCGTGCCGCGGGTACTGGCCGAGCACGGGCGTCTCGACGTACTGGTGAACAACGCGGGGATCAGCTGGCCGGTCCCGCACACCGACCTGGACGGACTGACCGCGGCCGACTGGCGCAAGCTGCTCGACGTCAACCTGATCGCGCCGTGGCTGCTCTGCACGGCGGCGCTGCCCGCGTTGCGCGCGACGGGCGGCTGCGTGGTCAACGTCACCAGCCATGCCGGCGTACGGCCGAAGGGCAGCTCGATCGCGTACGCCGCCAGCAAAGCGGCGCTGAACCACGTCACCAAGCTGCTCGCGGCCGCGCTCGGACCCGACGTCCGGGTCAACGCGGTGGCGCCCGGCCTTGTCGACACCCCGATGACGGCGTCCTGGACCGCGGCGCAGGAGCTGTGGAAAAGCTCGAGCCCGATGCGCCGCGCGGCCCGGCCGGAGGACGTCGCCGGCCTGATCGCCGCGATCGTGGCGAGCGACTACCTGACCGGTGAGGTGATCCTGCTCGACGGAGGACTCAACCTGCGCTGA
- a CDS encoding TetR/AcrR family transcriptional regulator, with the protein MGTTSDRPLRADAQRNRDRLLSTAVQVFSECGPDAPLDAIAKHAGVGIGTLYRHFPTREALVEAAYRNELAVVCAAAGELLATMPPADATRAWMDRFLDYMTRKIGMADALRAVIATGADPYAHSFELLVGAIRPLLDAGAAAGELRADVSPEDVLISVSGVALATGANREQAGRLLDLLMCGLRYRPPS; encoded by the coding sequence GTGGGTACGACGAGCGACCGGCCGCTGCGGGCGGACGCGCAGCGCAACCGGGACCGGCTGCTGTCCACGGCCGTGCAGGTGTTCTCCGAGTGCGGGCCGGACGCGCCGCTGGACGCGATCGCGAAACACGCCGGGGTCGGCATCGGCACGCTCTACCGGCACTTCCCGACCCGGGAGGCGCTGGTCGAGGCGGCGTACCGCAACGAGCTGGCGGTGGTCTGCGCGGCGGCGGGCGAACTGCTCGCGACGATGCCGCCGGCCGACGCGACCCGGGCCTGGATGGACCGGTTCCTCGACTACATGACCCGCAAGATCGGCATGGCCGACGCGCTCCGGGCGGTGATCGCGACCGGTGCCGATCCGTACGCGCACAGCTTCGAGCTGCTGGTCGGCGCGATCCGGCCGCTGCTGGACGCCGGCGCCGCAGCCGGTGAGCTCCGGGCCGACGTGAGCCCGGAGGACGTGCTGATCAGCGTGTCCGGCGTCGCCCTGGCTACCGGTGCGAACCGCGAGCAGGCCGGCCGACTGCTGGATCTGCTGATGTGCGGTCTCCGCTACCGCCCACCGAGCTGA